tcattattttatttgtttatttattattaaaactgtgATCTGACTTAAACATTTCTGACCACATCTTTAACTTAAGGGCCGTTTGACAAAGACCCTGCAGAACTCAAATTCTCTTGCCCTATTGCAACTGCAAGCTTTGTAGCAACTAAATATATAGAGCTGTTTACTACAACAGGCTCCCCTGCGATAGGGGTAACTGTTGGAACTTGCCACGTATAACATTTGAACAAACTCCCACAGACCTCATTTCTACTTTTTCTGCAACCCCTCTTTTAAAGAACAAACCACTGCATGATCCTGACACATTTTCCTGTGTTTTCTTGTGTCTGTCATGGCTTGAAACCATTATCTTTTATATTTATAGTTTGCTGTGCCATGTAGAGTCTCCTTGCCAGCACATGGCGGTGGTAGTATCGTATTTTAATAGATGTATGTTATCTGTTCGGGTCCTGCTCCGTGCTGGGACTCCTTGGCCTGCATCTCAGCAGCTGGTAGAGTTTGCCTTGGGCCAGCGTGGTCTggctcccctcccctccctctctggcAGTGATTTCAGTGCAGATATGAGCCAGGAACTGGGTGAGCATGACcaggcccaccagcaggcctcCTCCGAACAGCATGAGGCTGGGCCACAACAGGcactgcagtgccaggcgtagGGTGTATCTCCTCTTCACAATGGCCTCTTCAGAGTGTCTCCCCATGCTGGGGTGGCAACTTATGGCCTCCCCGCTCCTGTTCAACAAGTACTTTCGGATCGTCTGGGCCTCTTCTATCCGCTCGGACTTGTTCTGCTGGCTTTTAGGGGCGTAAAAACACTGTAAGGGAAAACAGATGATACACTCAAAAACATACAACAGGCTCTTGCATGTGTTAAGAAATTAAATTTTATGTTTCTTGTACGTATATGTTCATTAAATTGAACCATTTTTACTATGTACTGAAAGTATTAGCATTGAAAGAACACAATGGTTCCACGTTAAATGTCAGGTCgagtaaaatgaattatgaattaattGTGTTTTTCCATGTCTTTTGCAATTTTCACCTGCCTTCATAAGACGCATATGAATTGATTCTGTTGCCCTTGAAACAGGATGCATCTTACATCATTCCACCCTCTATCGATTTGCATATTGGGTGTGTCTTTTACCTTGTTTTACATACCATTTCTGTGTTGTCTTTACCCCCTATGCTATCCACTCTTGGGGGTAAGcctacattttatattttggttAATTGCCTAGCCTTGTTAttcttaaaaaatgtttcaatttGTTGAAATTGTTATTATACATTGTGctgacatttcatgatgaaatgatTCAAAACGACTTCTTATATAagcttccattcaaagttaagaacattttgtcCTCTTGAAAAGTCAGCATgtcggagatacaaggttttgccgCAACAGTGACGTTATACTCTATTGCTGAGTGTGGTTCTAAACTGCCTGGGCTCTACAGGGACCACGTTTAAACCAGCTCTAGTGAGTTAAATTGGGCTAACATTGATTCAATTACATGAGTAAATCAGCTCATTGAACGTAATGAGTTGGAAATTTGTTATGTTAAGCCTTTATTAGCCAGATTAAGTTGCTTTGATGTCAAGAAATCATTACATTGCGCGGAAATCCTCTCCATAATTCAGTAAAGTTCAAGTGAAGAATGAGTTTTTGAGTGTGTTAGCATTGGGCACAAGCGGTTATAAGTGGTTCTAGGGTCTGAGTCCTTAAAAACTACTTCTAGGCCAAAAGAATTGGCACCATTTGGGCCCCACAGACTTGTTGGATTGTAAACAACAGACCTGTGATGTAAAATCATCCAGAAGCACtattttccatgtttttgaaaaaatgaatgaaaaaagccTCAAAACCGTGACACAGAGTGGGAGTAGTATTAACAGCCCGTAGTATTATTAATGGGTAAGGAGTTGACAGCAGTACCTCTGGGCTCAGGTTCACCGATACTTCATCAAAATGTAGAAGTGCTCTTCTCCCAGATGCTGTGATGTTCACAAAGACCTGCAGGCACGGGTTGCTGCTCAAGCATCTCCAGTCATCTGAATCATTCAGAAGCTCAGCCTGGATCACTGAGCAGTCGGTGGCCTCCCCCCAGTCACTGCACAGCAAAAGCAGCATAAGCTAGCAGCCTGGTGACCACAAATAGAGCCTGCCTTACTTTACAAGCTAACTTTGTTTCGCCCAGTCTAATCCGGgattttctgtctcacttttTATGGGGATACTTTACTATGGCTACATATCATCATCAAGGCAGGCTACATTCAGGATTACAGATCATAAACAGCTCTGAAAGCAATTAGAGACAGCCTTCTGACCAGTAATGGCCTTCTGAACAATCAGAGACAACCTTTTGACCATTCAGCAACAGCTTTATGATCAATCAAGACAGCCTGCTGATCAATTAgggacagccttctgaccaatcacggacagccttctgaccaatcacagagaGCCTTCTGACCcatcagggacagccttctgaTCAATTAGGGACaaccttctgaccaatcaaggACAGCTTTCTGAGCAATCAGAGACAGAACTTCTGATCAATTAGGGTCAACCTTCTGATTAGTCAGCAACAgctttctgaccaatcagagacagCCTTCTGATCAATCAGCGCCAgctttctgaccaatcagagacagCCTTCTGATCAGTCAGCAACAgctttctgaccaatcagagacagCCTTCTGATCAATCAGCGCCAGctttctgaccaatcagtgaCAGCTTTCTGATCAATCAGAATCTGATCAGGTTGCTTGAAATTTGTATGAAAtaaccaggtgtaaacaggatCTAATTAGTCAAATTAGTCTAATTAGTCTGCATTTGGAGAAATACAGACTTCATAACACACGCACAAGCTTTGAATGATGTATTTATGGAACAGTACGGGAGAACTTATAAACACCTTATGCCTGTTTCATGATGTTCTTATCTAGGACTCTCCCTTATAAGTtccattacatgaaatgatacTTATGTCAGTGCAATAAAAGCTTATGTCATCTTGCTGTTACTGGCCTAAGCTACTCATAAATACTGTGTTGccttataaatatgtaaatcaattcttatgcatgtgttatgataTTCCTATGAAGCCTTCAGATAAAGTGCCACTGAAAGTCCTTTGCCCTACTACTGATTTCCCTACAAATTCTAAGACAACAACAGAACACCAGCACTGGCTTGCTGGGCAAAGAGTTCTTTCTCATACCTGTTCAAACATGGCTTCACAATAACGATTCCCACCACGAAGTACATGAGGATAGAGAAGGCCACCATGGTGAATCCCAGCAACAAGGCCCTCTCCTCCCCGACACTGGAGACAGGAGCTTGGGCCTTAGCCTTCTCTCCAGCTCTGCACCTTCTCCACTGAGACCCCTGCGCCGCAGCAGGGTACTGCAGCAGCTCCCTGAGGAACACAGCTCACATAGAAGTGCTGGAGGGACCAACATCATCTACACATAGATCAAGACAGTAGTAACCCTAAAGGTGTACAAATGGGTAAATTTAGCtttagtttttcttcttttctactGTGATTACCTCAAAATATTTTGTAATGTAGGCAGGCTGGAGTCACCTGCTCAGGTTGCTGATAGAATTTAGCACCACGATCCACAAGGTCTGCACTCACAATCGATACAGGATAGTGCAGTGCAGCCAAAATctggtttggccaaaaatatgcTTTATATTTCTTGTTCAATACTTTTTATGCTGCATAGTTTTTTTGTATGTCTTTGATTTAATGATAATCTTGTCTTGTACCTGTTCTGTAACCGGTACTGGTTAGACATTAGAAACATCAGGTTTTATTTTGTGCTTTGGGTGATGATGGGCTGGTTGGGTCGGGTTCAGACTTAAAATTTGTTCAGATTTAGAACTTGACGATGTG
This window of the Pygocentrus nattereri isolate fPygNat1 chromosome 2, fPygNat1.pri, whole genome shotgun sequence genome carries:
- the LOC108437530 gene encoding calcium-activated potassium channel subunit beta-3, coding for MLLSPSPRGSFSVPVHISLHNVRRRRTRELLQYPAAAQGSQWRRCRAGEKAKAQAPVSSVGEERALLLGFTMVAFSILMYFVVGIVIVKPCLNSDWGEATDCSVIQAELLNDSDDWRCLSSNPCLQVFVNITASGRRALLHFDEVSVNLSPECFYAPKSQQNKSERIEEAQTIRKYLLNRSGEAISCHPSMGRHSEEAIVKRRYTLRLALQCLLWPSLMLFGGGLLVGLVMLTQFLAHICTEITAREGGEGSQTTLAQGKLYQLLRCRPRSPSTEQDPNR